ctctttctgattGCTACCTCTACTTCCCTCATACTAATGTCTGGTATTGGTCCTTCCACTGGTAATGCTTCACTCAGTTCCTTTGTAAGAATACTTCCATTTTCATGCTTTATTACTGATATTTCACCAAcatctttcctcattttatttcttacctTTGCTGCTCTGTATATAATCTTCTCTCCTGCTGTTTTCAGTTTCCTATACCAATCAATCACTGTATGCATTTATCTGAGCTATTGCTACTGCTTTCTTAGCCTTTCTCTTGGCCCATCTGTATCTTTCTTTTGTGATATCATTGTCATCTTTTCATCTGCTGCAGtgctcactcttttcttttattactgtttgcACCTTGTCATTCCACCACATGTTTTACTCTCCTCTGGGTTTTCCACTAGTTTTTCCACACACTTCAGTTGCCTTTGCTACCAGTGTATCTTTCATATCTGTCCAAAGGTCTTCTACCATTTCAGGAAACGTACCATTCCCTTACCTTTCCCCGAGtctcttctacctttcctttaagCTTCAACTTTTTCCTGCCTTTGAGCTCCCAGCCTTTaatcttcctttgcttccttccaaTTTTAAACCTAAAACCTGCTATTTATAATAGCCTATGCTGTGTCCCCAATGGTTCTCCAAGTAGCACATAGCAATCTAATACtaattttttaatttcttttctgacTTTTGTATGTTATAGgataatttcttctctttttaaatATGGTGTTAAAAATTCTGACATCTTCAGCCTCTGCTATTTCCAATAACCTTTCACCTTCCAAATCCCATACCACCATgtgtttcttcatattcattacAGTTCTTCCTGACATACACAATCATATCTTTTCATGcagttctctattttttctctttattcttttttcctcttctctacaaCCTTGTTGTGGTACATCTGTTGATATCACATGCCATGTTTCTCTTACGATAAGTTTCAAACCCATTAGTCTACCACCATTCCTTATAACTTCTGTGATACTTTCCTGCAATTCTGGATGGAAAATAATTCCTATTCCATTTCTCCTTACATTTTCTCCACCATAGTACACCTTGTATCCTTCTCCAATTACTTTGGCACTATTATCTTTCCTCTTAGTTTCCTGAATGCATAGTATCTTGATATTCCTTCTTAGCATTACATTTActaactctcttcctttccctgtaAGACTTCCAACATTCCAGCTGCCAATTCtaaattttcccttctttttccattccttgATGTTCTTTCCCACTAGCTTCTTTGGTCACAGCAGTGGATTCTGCAATACCCTTTGTCCATTTTTCACTGCAAAGCAGGGCTGCTGCAGCACGTCACTAACAGGGGACACACAACCTAGCCATATTGCTTTCCAAAGATAACTTAAGATTCACTACTTAACAACGGCACTTGTTTTGGTGCTCAGTTGACCAGACCTGTCAACAACACTCCTAATTTATCCAAGCTTTTGACTGGCATTGAGTTGAGCTGGCTTGCTTCTCCAGTAACATGAATGTTCTCATTGTATAAAGAAAGGCATACTAAACATGAAAATGCAGACCTTAAGGCTGCAAGACCATCAACCAATATACATAACATACACATTACAACAAAACGTTACCTCATCAGCAGGGTCATAATATTGTTCCAGGTATGGATGAGCAAGAGCGTCCTCCACTGTGATGCGTTTATGGGGATTGAAGGTCAACATCTTATCTAACAAGTCCAAAGCTTTGGCATCTGCATTTGAATACAGTTTTGTCCATGGAACTTTTGGTTTGTATGGGAGAGACTGTAGATAACTTCTGGCCTGTAAatgcattatatatattaaaagtaAGTTCCACAAAACTGCACATTACCAATTACACCAGAGAGAGCTGACTTGTCAATTATTTATCTAATACATAAACATTAGCTACATCATATGTCTACTTGTAAACTTTTTCACATAGCAACCTCAAAATATGACATGACATTCTTTACTAAATACATTCTTTATCTGCCAAGACAAAGATTATTCCAGAATATCATATACTGTTCATGTTGTTTAAAATCAGCCAAGTTGCCAATGAAAGTACCTTTTCATTTATGATACATTCTAGATCCTCTTGACATGGGGAACCCAGGATACCCAAGATGTGGTTCAGTTGATCCAAGTAATGCTTCCCAGGGAACAAGGGACGGTTAGACAGCATCTCAGCAAGAATGCAGCCCACAGACCAAATATCAATGGATTTTGTGTAGCCCTGTAATAAAAATACATTTTAGAAATTATTCAAACTATCATTTGCAATAAATAGTTCAACAATCtaccattatctttatttttgtacatGTCTGCCTTGTTCAGAGAGACGCCCTCCCTTAATTGTAGATTACCAAGATGAATGGTATCTAGCAGCTTTTTTGCATATGAGATCTCTGAAGCTACACTAGACTGCTTCATTTCAAGTCTTCTGTGGTAAACTTCTATAAACTTTCAACAGCCCCAAATGATTTTTGACCAACTGTTAACATCACTAGACATAATGCTTAactcccactctcttcctaattCTAATATTCTCAGCATCTAGAGATCATGACTCTTGATAATGAAAAGATTTCTCAACTCATGCTGCATCCTGAGAAAAGTAACTGATAACCTGATTCCAAAACATGCAAGGATTGGGGTTATCAGTGTCTTTAAATACATAATCATGAATCCTTAAtaggagagagcaagagaaaaatCCACATCTTTAGGCTCCTTACTAAGAAATCTGTCTGTCATTACTTATCAATTACATTTCAAATACCTCAGTTACAGcaaagtaggaaaaaatacaTTTCAGACATTTAATAATAATCGCTTAAATCTTTTAACATTGACAAAAAATTGTAATTCCAATCCAGATTCTGGATCCCTACACCCTAAGAACAATAGAATCCTAGGACTTTTACATTGGAAGATAAAACTTCTTACtatcatctatatatatatatatatatatatatatatatatatatatatatatatatatatatatatatatatatatatatatatatatatatatatatatatatatatatatatatatatatatatatatatatatatatatatatatacagtaaggtcccggttacgccggtctcgagttacgccaaactcgcacttacgccagtccactataaggcaatttaagatttaaaaatttGAAAagttataaatcgtaaagctttattgtttattgttattgttggccgccaggcgtcactagtggttatccgccacaccgcccacctcatgcttgaatacaataacactctacatacctcagttccaccacaccgtcgcccctggcaagagtgttcctacatctgcgtttgctgactatcttagtatcttgctcaatggcaccaaaaagaaaactcctgagtgatagcagtgatgctaagaaaaggaaaaccattacgctacaagaaaaagtggacataattaaaagacatgagaaggaggcagcagctgtgtgtaagggagtgaagaagaaaatgggaagcccgttaccatgacaacggggaggttgacgaccttgagggctcgcgcatctatcccaacaataacaactccggagcctccgtctgggccacacgacacttgcagctcacttgcacctgtctgctgatccctattgccctttcctattgcatttcctgctccgctgcccacgcttctactcccaccgcactgcactacgctcccagctgtccaccctgggcatcacaacattcgacctgcctaccctcctggcggcctcaggcgtccacccctctggcaacatgcagtccttcctgttcgcggccctaatcaacaacaaaacaagcttgtgtttcatattcctacatacttgtaaataatataacaatataacctttaactatATAacacttctactcctaccgcactccacaaagctcccagctgtccgccctgggccacaacattcgacctgcccaccctcctggcggcctcaggccgcccctctcggcaacctgcagtccttcacgccctaatcaatataataatattgtaaataatataccaatataacaatataacctttacttacctgaataaccataaaaatgattggttgaaaactcgataatatgctttgaaagtacaaaactcgagttacgacaaaatcgacttacgtcatgtttcaggaacgtaactctgatgtaactcgggaccttactatatatatatatatatatatatatatatatatatatatatatatatatatatatatatatatagagagagagagagagagagagagagagagagagagagagagagagagagagagagagagagagagagagagagagagagagagagagagagagagagagagagagagagaaaagtacctAAATCCTAGAAGCCATTGTTAATTCATGGCACTATaatcattaacaaaaaaaagtcacagCTCAAAAACTATCTTACCTTCGAGTTGAGCATGATTTCAGGAGCACGATACCAGCGAGTGGCAACATACTCTGTCAAAAAACCAGTGTGATCGTGTTCTGGATCTGCAACTCGCGCCAACCCAAAGTCACATATCTgaaaatttaatttattttcagaaAATACAACAATAGGGTTGATGTATAAGTTCCTGCAAGGCCACCACTTTTTAACTTCAGCTGGAATAGATATTTCTCTGCAATCTGCTGTGAATTATTAACATATGGATAATCTTGTCTTTCAAAAGTCTGGAAttaaaagaggaatgaagaaaatagtaatCAGCCTAACATCAAGATACAAGACATAAACACAATGAATTGAGGGAATATAATAAGGCTCTTAATTCATGTATCTAAATCTAAGACAAACAAAGGCTTTGTAAAGGAGAACAAACtataaattaatcaaataaaACTAACCTTCAAGTCACAAGTAGTATTTAGAAGAAGGTTAGATGGCTTCAAATCCCGGTGCAGGACATTTGCTGAGTGGATATATTTCAGACCTCGTAGAATTTGGTACAGGAAATAACATATATGGTCATTACTCAGTTTCTGAAAGGAGGCATAAACCATTTGATTACGAGATAAATTATGTGAAATACATTgctcatataatttttttttctttttttttttccggtttacgtccggttcccctattatattagggctaggatagtgcctcctgacagaggagtcagAAGGACTtcggttttggcatttgggaaccattaccccgagtggatgctcttcctaacctcggactgtggccaggattcaaacccgtgcgcttgagaaccATGGGGCCTACAAAGCGCGCGTggtcccactgcaccacggcagcTCCCATTGCTCATATAATTTATTGTTCTTTATTCATCATATTCACGTCTTTCATAcacttaaatatatatatactgtatatatatatatatatatatatatatatatatatatatatatatatatatatatatatatatatatatatatatatatatatatatatatatatatatatatatatatatatatatatatatatatatatatatatatatatatatatatatatatatatatatatatatatatatatatatatatatatatatatatatatatatatatatatatatatgtgtgtgtatatatatatatatatatatatatatatatatatatatatatatatatatatatatatatatatatatatatatatatatatatatatatatatatatatatatatatatatatatatatatatatatatatatatatatatatatatatatatatatatatatatatatatatatatatatatatatatatatatatatatatatatatatatatatatatatatatatatatatatatatatatatatatatatatatatatatatatatatatatatatatatatatatatatatatatatatatatatacacacacacacatacatacacacatatatacacacatacacatacacacacacacatatatatacacatacacatacacacacatatatatacatacatatatatatatatatatacacacacatatatacatacatatatatatatatatatatatacatatacatatatatatatacatatatatatatatatatatatatatatatatatatatatatatatatatatatatatatatatatatatatatatatatatatatatatatatatatatatatatatatatatatatatatatatatatatatatatatatatatatatatatatatatatatatatatatatatatatatatatatatatatatatatatatatatatatatatatatatatatatatatatatatatatatatatatatatatatatatatatatatatatatatatatatatatatatatatatatatatatatatatatatatatatatatatatatatatatatatatatatatatatatatatatatatatatatatatatatatatatatatatatatatatatatatatatatatatatatatatatatatatatatatatatatatatatatatatatatatatatatatatatatatatatatatatatatatatatatatatatatatatatatatatatatatatatatatatatatatatatatatatatatatatatatatatatatatatatatatatatatatatatatatatatatatatatatatatatatatatatatatatatatatatatatatatatatatatatatatatatatatatatatatatatatatatatatatatatatatatatatatatatatatatatatatatatatatatatatatatatatatatatatatatatatatatatatatatatatatatatatatatatatatatacacacacacacacacacacacacacacacacacacatatatatatatatatatatatatatatatatatatatatatatatatatatatatatatatatatatatatatatatatatacacacacacatatatatatatatatatatatatatatatatatatatatatatatatatatatatatatatatatatatatatatatatatatatatatatatatatatatatatatatatatatatatatatatatatatatatatatatatatatatatatatatatatatatatatatatatatatatatatatatatatatatatatatatatatatatatatatatatatatatatatatatatatatatatatatatatatatatatatatatatatatatatatatatatatatatatatatatatatatatatatatatatatatatatatatatatatatatatatatatatatatatatatatatatatatatatatatatatatatatatatatatatatatatatatatatatatatatatatatatatatatatatatatatatatatatatatatatatatatatatatatatatatatatatatatatatatatatatatatatatatatatatatatatatatatatatatatatatatatatatatatatatatatatatatatatatatatatatatatatatatatatatatatatatatatatatatatatatatatatatatatatatatatatatatatatatatatatatatatatatatatatatatatatatatatatatatatatatatatatatatatatatatatatatatatatatatatatatatatatatatatatatatatatatatatatatatatatatatatatatatatatatatatatatatatatatatatatatatatatatatatatatatatatatatatatatatatatatatatatatatatatatatatatatatatatatatatatatatatatatatacacaattatGTGTAAGTAGAAAACTTACACATAATTGTGTCTTTACTTGTAAGCTTGGCCAGACCACACAAGCACCAAAGTTCAGAGCTAAAATCTATACTCAGTATGTCAAGAACTATTTTGAAGGGGTGACACCTGAAAACCACATGACTAGTCCCCTAGacttccctcccctttttttttctttctcttaagttCTTGCTCTTTAATGTCAGCAGGAAACTCTACTGGAGTTATCTGAAGGCCTAGGGAATTGGTCTTTTATAACTGTGACAATTCAGATGGTTGCCACCTTGACAGAGGCATGGGCAAAATTTCAGTAATGCCTTAACAGAGGCTCATTTCAACCTCCACAGCTCACCAGTACAGTTGCCATAAAAGATAAAGTTGATAGGAAgcatgtgtgtgttctttggCAAACCAGTGAAAGCCTAAAGAATGGCTAATTTCTGGCAGGACTCAAACATGAGTTCCTGAGATCACCATGTCCTAAGGCTGGCCCACTAGGTCACTGACTCCCATAAATACAAAGTGACTAAATTCAAGCATGATTGTTGATGATTAAATAATTAATGATTGCATACCTGTCAAGCCTTCCATTTTTTGCATAAGTCTTAAGTAATTTCTATGATTTTCAAGTTTTACAGAGCAAGATGAAAACCTTATGTTTCATCTCCACatgtgatgtgttttttttaatgtgtttgttaTTAAACAATTTGAAACAAATTCCACTTTCCAATTGTTATACATATGACACTTCTCCCAACACATCAGGATGAAAGACCTTTTTTCACTGTTGTACTGTTGTTGTACACAATGTCAACACATGATACAGTATGAGCACCACATAATGAAAAACAGTACTGTTTATAAGGGCCTTTCTAAAGAGTACTGTTTTTCATCATGTGGTGTTCATACTGTGTCACGTGTTTACACTGTGTATTCAGTCTGCATTTGTttttaaacaaataataatgaataacaaaattaTATGGTTTTCTTATGGTTTAATTACCAATTTATACACAAACTTAAGGTCTATAATGTAAAATTTTGAGGCAAGACCCCACAGTAGCTTGACAAGTATGGATCATGATATTCAAACAGGTCTGGCCATAGACTTCTCATGTCGCTTATCATTATGACTAATGTGCAACAAGAGAATTGTAATCTACAATCTATGAGGACTCCAATAATTGAATGAATCATCTTTATGTactatttttaaaattttcacaTTCCCAAACTAATTAACAAATGTAGCAAGACTCAGGTTTTCTTGATAGGGAATGACTACAACTTGGCATATCATAAGATTCAAGGTCTTTATTATCAGGAAAACTAAGATACTATCTTAATGGTACCATCTCAGCTATGCAAATGGATATTATACAATCAATTTGTTATTTCAATCACAAggcaaaaaaaattaatacatacatacctgAGATTTGAGAAGTTTGTACAAATCAGTTTCCATTAGACACTGTACAATGTAAACATCTTTCATGCTTTCTATCGTTTGAGCTCGTATTATGTCTCTGATATCtataacctgaaaaaaaaaaaatattgattatAAATTTAACTACAAAGACATTTGTATCTGAAATTTAAACCAATAGAATCTTATTTAACTGAATGCTAACTACCTGaagacaacaaataaatacCTAATCTTGACTGCAATCAATCAGCACACAAAAATTATAAATGGGGAACATCTAACATATAAACATGCACATTGCTAGGTGGGTGATTGGTCCCTGCAGGCCTTCTTGATCCAGCAGCATCTGGTCTCATCTAGTATTTCCTACTCcatcacacatccacacacacatgcaagcacacatgtacacacacacacacaaacacacttcctgcaccactcatagatcttgtttatatcttcctgtgtgtgtgtgtgtgtgtgtgtgtgtgtgtgtgtgtgtgtgtgtgtgtgtgtgtgtgtgtgtatttacctagttgtagttttacaggggcCGGGCTTTATTCTCgtgtggcctcgtctccatatctacacttatccaatttttctttaaaactatgcacactcattgctgacaccacttcttcactcaaactgttccaagtctcaacacatctttgtgagaAACTATATTTATTAACATCtgtcagacatcttccctttctcagctttttactatgcgatcttgtgcttcgaatgtcatattcttctctcaggatcagtttctcattatccacttggtccattccgttgatcaatttatacacttgtatcagatcccctctctcccttctctgttccagggttggtagatccatagcctttagtctctcctcatatgtcatcccttcaaattcaagaattgttccagaatttgaagggatgacatatgaggagagactaaaggctatggatctaccaatcctggaacagagaagggagagaggcgatctgatacaagtttataaattgatcaacggaatggaccaagtggataatgagaaactgatcctgagagaagaatatgacattcgaagcacaggatcgcatagtaaaaagctgacgaagggaagatgtctgagagatgttaaaaaatatagtttcccacaaagatgtgttgagacttggaacagtttgaataaagaagtggtgtcagcaacgagtgtgcatagttttaaagaaaaattggataagtgtagatatggagacgggaccacacgggcataaagcccagaccctgtaaaactacaactaggtaaatacacacacacacacacacacacacacacacacacacacacacacacacacacacacacacacacacacagctcagtggttagagcgctggttacaagccagaggaccgttcgattccccggccgggtggagatatttgggtgtgtctcctttcacgtgtagcccctgttcacctagcagtgagt
Above is a window of Portunus trituberculatus isolate SZX2019 chromosome 43, ASM1759143v1, whole genome shotgun sequence DNA encoding:
- the LOC123518080 gene encoding mitogen-activated protein kinase 1-like; this encodes MSEEQPTDGETVRSHYFEVGPRYFNLSYIGEGAYGMVVSASDRVTKTKVAIKKISPFEHQTYCQRTLREIKILTRFKHENVIDIRDIIRAQTIESMKDVYIVQCLMETDLYKLLKSQKLSNDHICYFLYQILRGLKYIHSANVLHRDLKPSNLLLNTTCDLKICDFGLARVADPEHDHTGFLTEYVATRWYRAPEIMLNSKGYTKSIDIWSVGCILAEMLSNRPLFPGKHYLDQLNHILGILGSPCQEDLECIINEKARSYLQSLPYKPKVPWTKLYSNADAKALDLLDKMLTFNPHKRITVEDALAHPYLEQYYDPADEPVAEEPFKFEMELDDLPKEKLKELIFEETVLFKQRLAAETPMQQN